The Oceaniferula marina sequence CATGCCAGCCGCAACATATCGACTAACAATTCGCCCCTCCCTGAATCCATCACCGGCAGCATCATTTTCCCCATCATTCCGAAGGGAAACTTGCGCCGCACATAATCCACCTGTCCCGCTTCCACAATTTGGAACAAGCGCACGCAGCCGGCTCGGTGGCTTTCGGCCGCCTCCTCCCGGTTCAAAAACGCCCGCATCCCCACCGACTCCCCTTCATCCACAAGAGCGGGATACACACCTGCTTCAGCCTCTACCGGGATGGTTTCAAAATCCCAGGCATAACCTCCGGTCATTTCCCATTCCTGATTGACCTGCAACTCCCGCCGCTCCCGCATCAAACCCGTGAGGCTCTGCCGCAGTTCCTCCACATCTTCCCCCAGTGCGAGTTCTTTTTCATCTTCACTCCAGACCCGGAGCTTCGGTCGTAACTCGCCAGGCAACCTCCCAGGATCAAACATCCCGGAATCGATTCGATGCCCGGTTCGTTCTGCCAAAAATGCAGCCAACTCTTCCAGAAGCCCCCTCGATGGCTCCCACCCCCGCCAATCATCCACAAATTGACGCGCCGCCTCCCTACCTGGCGAACACGCCTGCCTCTGGCTTTTGGGTAAAGACCGAATCAACAGATAGACCCGCTCTTCCAACAGTCCGGGAACCCCCCAGCTCGGAAGAAAATCCGGGAAGTGAACAATCTCATCCATCCCCAACTCAAACACAACCCCATCCGCACGCTCACCTGGAGCTTGCATGTAGCTAACATCATAGCTGTGTTCAGCATGCCACACCACATCGGGAAAATCTTCCAGATCCTCGAGATCCCCCCAAATGCAATCTTGGATCGATACCATCAAACCCTCTTCATTCGCCCCGGTCGTTCTCCACTTCTGAAACGCCTTGGCGGTGCAAATCCGCTCAGGAATACGCTCCAGGAAAAAATCATACACCGCCTCCTCCGACCACAGACCTCCGGATCGGCGCAATTTATGCTCCGCAGCTTCCACCTCTTGGCGCACTTGCTGCAAGCGCTTCAGGAACCGCCCCTTGGTTCGCAAGCCTCCACCTAACACAGCTTCACGAACAAAGACTTCATGCGCTTCTTGCGGGTGCACCCGACCATAAAAAACAGACCGCCCATCCACCAGTTTCAAGCCGCCACAGATCACCGTCTCTTTCCCATACACCGCCCCCTGGCGTTCATCCCACTTCGGTGAATGATATCGGCTTTTGCACAAATGGGGAACCACCTCTTCCAGCCAGCGGGCATCCAGCTTGGCCACCTTACGCGCCCAGACCCGGGCGGTTTCCACCAACTCATATGCCAGTAACCACTCCGGTTTCTTTTTCCCAAACAATCCAGAACCAGGGAAGATGGCAAACTCCCGACCCCCGGTACTCCGGTAGACCCGCTTCTCCTTGTCCCAAAAGCCAAATTGCTTCGGAATACCTACTAACAAAGACTTGTGCATTTCATCTTCGTCCCCCCACTGACTTCGCTCTGCAGCCAACTCCCCTACCCGAACTTTCAATGTCTGGCCAACCAAACGCTTCAACTCAGCCACCACCTGATCCCACTCCATCACCCGGCGAAAACTCAAAAAGTGCTGCTTACAATACTTCCGAAGCTGATTACGCTTGAAACGCCTCCGCTTGCTCGATGGATCTCGAAACGCACCCACCGCTGACCAAATATGCAAAAGTGTTAGAAAATCCGAGTCCTCATCATTGAACTTTTTATGTGCCGTATCCGCTTCGGACTGCTTTTCCTGTGGCCGTTCACGCACATCCATCACGGACATCCCCCCGACCATCACCAACACCCCCTCCAGCACCTTGCGCTGTTCAGCCTCGATCAGCATGCGCCCCAATCTGGGGTCGAGAGGAAGGTTCGCTAACTTTCGCCCGATCACCGACAAGGGCCCTTCTTTTTCCATCGCCCCGATTTCCTCCAAGGTTCGGTGTCCTTCGCTGATGGCACGTGTCGAAGGAGGGCTGAGGAAGGGAAACTCCCTGACATCGGGAAGCTTCAATGATTTCATCCTGAGAATGACGCCTGATAAAGCACTCCGCCTAATCTCAGGATCGGTATACTCATCCGCAGCATCATGAATCTCTTCACTATACAGACGAATGCAGACACCCTCGCGAACCCGGCCACAGCGACCGCGCCGCTGACGCGCACTTGCCTGACTGATTTGCTCCACCTGTAATCGTTGGATTTGGCGCACCGGGTTCCAGCGGCTCACCCGGGCTAAGCCGCTGTCAATGACATAGACAATCCCAGGGATGGTTACCGAGGTTTCCGCCACATTGGTCGCCAGCACCACCCTTCGTCTCGGACCTCCGGTCTTGAAGACACGCTCCTGTTCATCGAGCCCCAGTCGGGCAAACAAAGGTAAAATATCGGTCTGGGGAAATTGGCGACCATCCAAGGCCTCGGTGCATTCCCTGATTTCACGCTCACCGGGGAGAAAGATCAGCACATCGCCACCGGCATCCAGATCCGTCACCCATTCCACAGCCCGCGCCACATGCCGTGACAAATCCTCGCCATCGGTCAAGGCCGGCAAATAGTGGTCTTCCACCGGAAACGTCCTTCCTTCGACATTCACCACAGGAGCCCCATCAAAGTATTCGGAAAACTTCCCCGCATCCAATGTGGCTGAACTGACCACCACCCGCAAATCCTTCCTTCTGCGTAAAAGATTTTTTAGATACCCGAGAACAAAATCAATATTCAGGCTACGCTCATGGGCCTCATCAATGATCAGGGTATCGTACTGCCGGAGATTTCGATCCCGTTGGGTTTCAGCAAGCAAGATCCCATCGGTCATAAATTTGATCGACGTCTCCT is a genomic window containing:
- the hrpA gene encoding ATP-dependent RNA helicase HrpA, with translation MPKAPEIPTINYPDLPVAKRRDEIMEAMRSHQVVIVVGETGSGKTTQLPKMAYQLACEEGKNGRVGCTQPRRLAAATVARRVAEEMGTGLGDRVGYQVRFVEKVQEETSIKFMTDGILLAETQRDRNLRQYDTLIIDEAHERSLNIDFVLGYLKNLLRRRKDLRVVVSSATLDAGKFSEYFDGAPVVNVEGRTFPVEDHYLPALTDGEDLSRHVARAVEWVTDLDAGGDVLIFLPGEREIRECTEALDGRQFPQTDILPLFARLGLDEQERVFKTGGPRRRVVLATNVAETSVTIPGIVYVIDSGLARVSRWNPVRQIQRLQVEQISQASARQRRGRCGRVREGVCIRLYSEEIHDAADEYTDPEIRRSALSGVILRMKSLKLPDVREFPFLSPPSTRAISEGHRTLEEIGAMEKEGPLSVIGRKLANLPLDPRLGRMLIEAEQRKVLEGVLVMVGGMSVMDVRERPQEKQSEADTAHKKFNDEDSDFLTLLHIWSAVGAFRDPSSKRRRFKRNQLRKYCKQHFLSFRRVMEWDQVVAELKRLVGQTLKVRVGELAAERSQWGDEDEMHKSLLVGIPKQFGFWDKEKRVYRSTGGREFAIFPGSGLFGKKKPEWLLAYELVETARVWARKVAKLDARWLEEVVPHLCKSRYHSPKWDERQGAVYGKETVICGGLKLVDGRSVFYGRVHPQEAHEVFVREAVLGGGLRTKGRFLKRLQQVRQEVEAAEHKLRRSGGLWSEEAVYDFFLERIPERICTAKAFQKWRTTGANEEGLMVSIQDCIWGDLEDLEDFPDVVWHAEHSYDVSYMQAPGERADGVVFELGMDEIVHFPDFLPSWGVPGLLEERVYLLIRSLPKSQRQACSPGREAARQFVDDWRGWEPSRGLLEELAAFLAERTGHRIDSGMFDPGRLPGELRPKLRVWSEDEKELALGEDVEELRQSLTGLMRERRELQVNQEWEMTGGYAWDFETIPVEAEAGVYPALVDEGESVGMRAFLNREEAAESHRAGCVRLFQIVEAGQVDYVRRKFPFGMMGKMMLPVMDSGRGELLVDMLRLACEGAMGSDLPRDAESFSLAASRGKGELFACADRLAVEFEAMLESYRWVSDWIEDHRGDRHLHVVAEDLAEELDWLLGGGFAWRAGYVRMANYARYFLAMEERIKRLKSLPLFKDDEKRERVQRLWDMWFPRWKDDPEDRSLWACGWLMMEWRVAEFAPSQPRRVKVSEKRVEEQLEQLSFY